The genome window ATCGGTTATTGGTTATGTCAGCTAATCAATTTATGATTAATTGATTTCAGTACAAGTGATTTAAATACCCATATCGACAACTCAATAATCTGAAATGATGATTGATTGGGTCTCTTTTGAGTTGTGGAACTACTTACTCCTTAGAGCGCTCCACATATTTACGCGACTCGGAAATGGTGTTGTCTATCTTGTTCAGGAAGTCGTTCATGCATTTCCTGTTCTCCTCCTCGGGCGTCATTGCGGCCACAGAGTCCAGGCTCTTGCTCTGCTTGCCGCTGCAACCACCGTGGCCGTGCATCATCGATGGATCCTCGTCGCCGGcctgcaccaccagcagctcCCCGGCAATGGAGTAGGGACGTTGTGggggctgttgctgctgctgttggttgCCGCCGGAACGCGATCCTCCGGAAATGGGGCCGGTGCCACTTgtgttgcagctgctgctgctcccactgctgctgctgctactgctgctgctgatgtcgTTGCTCTTCATGAAGCTCTTGTTGCTCTGGCTCAGATTATTGGCATTGTTGTGCGCCTCCCGCTGTCCATTGGCATCCGGAGTGCCCGGTGGCGTGGCCAGCACGGCATCGAAGGCGGCTATCGAATCGCCAGGCACCTGGGGATAGTACGGTGAGTTCTTCTCCACTGGAACCAGGAGAAACTGACGCAGGAACAGGCTGTCCGAGGCGAAGAGCCGGTTGGCCCGTCTTATTTGCTCCGTCTGAAATACAATAGACGGGATATATTTATAAGCTGGT of Drosophila mauritiana strain mau12 chromosome 3R, ASM438214v1, whole genome shotgun sequence contains these proteins:
- the LOC117143500 gene encoding histone-lysine N-methyltransferase, H3 lysine-79 specific isoform X2, whose translation is MDDSEFMFNEKQSIRDSGRTLKRYGSTCCNSLRNNETLIRHIVEKTDTLQGIALKYGCTTEQIRRANRLFASDSLFLRQFLLVPVEKNSPYYPQVPGDSIAAFDAVLATPPGTPDANGQREAHNNANNLSQSNKSFMKSNDISSSSSSSSSGSSSSCNTSGTGPISGGSRSGGNQQQQQQPPQRPYSIAGELLVVQAGDEDPSMMHGHGGCSGKQSKSLDSVAAMTPEEENRKCMNDFLNKIDNTISESRKYVERSKDLVSSQSDADICISATADVFPQRRHPLNNSYKTNNNDRPSQYQRHSSTGSGNSSDTAHLLNTTQTRRVQNSLKRLEKQQDDFFEL
- the LOC117143500 gene encoding uncharacterized protein LOC117143500 isoform X1; its protein translation is MDYIVKAYKDWKLHSQFQEIVPDMDDSEFMFNEKQSIRDSGRTLKRYGSTCCNSLRNNETLIRHIVEKTDTLQGIALKYGCTTEQIRRANRLFASDSLFLRQFLLVPVEKNSPYYPQVPGDSIAAFDAVLATPPGTPDANGQREAHNNANNLSQSNKSFMKSNDISSSSSSSSSGSSSSCNTSGTGPISGGSRSGGNQQQQQQPPQRPYSIAGELLVVQAGDEDPSMMHGHGGCSGKQSKSLDSVAAMTPEEENRKCMNDFLNKIDNTISESRKYVERSKDLVSSQSDADICISATADVFPQRRHPLNNSYKTNNNDRPSQYQRHSSTGSGNSSDTAHLLNTTQTRRVQNSLKRLEKQQDDFFEL